A part of Paenibacillus donghaensis genomic DNA contains:
- a CDS encoding transglutaminase domain-containing protein, translating into MSRWWNQIKSSWHRSLALLWLTIIALQWLSYTEPVWLAQTSSSVLLVVAVVVGVEVLLPVKLLYRLLIEAAALVYIVYRTTNYYGIYLAYPAETISERLGNAGSQLLPYLYFAAAAWVLLLLCSWWVSTKARILLFIGMNIAAFAALDSFTDSILWQEVAWTVFAGMGWLVSQHLRSFQLHYPRGWNRLLKYPLKIAVNIAIVFSLVIMIGVNMPDVRPTLTDPYTAWQEWNGNGKSSGTRTTGVALPGAGTGNSVNTTSGYSMDDSNLGGGFNFDYTPVMTVTSDSRTYMRGETRSVYSGNGWSDDDRITRGPLERFDIGEPLNTAAAPKRQTETIKLQIKLLGANYYPVLFGGYAISGVQSVDGKNQNNGIYWRERDSELLWDIDGRNGGYPQEYELTSEVPIVPVQALSAATFEELYGNAPADGTFLQLPGNFPDRVKVLAEEITAEAETPYEKVMLLQQYLQQTFPYTNEPDLSRRTSDDLVESFLFEIMEGYCDYYSTALVTMARSLDIPARWVKGYAPGEQAELPGNLELREQGLNNSYTITNADAHSWAEIYFGDYGWVPIEATPGFSVPLLTADEAAPEEDPAEEEAEPTPTPEQAATAAEAESEGGGFGFWLVLAASLVLLAWLGFLLWQQRFNLRFLLRRVRYGRPLSPDQKMVAETERWVKYMRRRGMLKEEHETLREAVERWSREKPAAAASLHALLALFEQAEYSPDVIEDKDWRKVYTEALRLRQHMKARK; encoded by the coding sequence ATGAGTCGTTGGTGGAATCAGATCAAATCGTCCTGGCACCGTTCCTTAGCACTGTTATGGCTTACTATTATTGCACTGCAATGGCTCTCCTATACGGAGCCCGTCTGGCTGGCGCAGACCTCTTCTTCGGTGCTGCTCGTGGTGGCAGTGGTGGTGGGGGTCGAAGTGCTGCTGCCGGTTAAGCTGCTCTACCGGCTGCTGATTGAAGCCGCTGCTCTGGTGTATATCGTTTATCGGACAACCAATTATTATGGAATATATCTGGCTTATCCGGCTGAAACCATTAGCGAACGGCTGGGCAATGCCGGCTCGCAGCTATTGCCCTATCTTTATTTTGCGGCGGCAGCCTGGGTGCTGCTGCTGCTCTGTTCCTGGTGGGTATCCACCAAGGCACGGATTCTGCTGTTTATCGGAATGAATATCGCGGCGTTCGCGGCGCTGGATTCCTTCACGGATTCGATTCTGTGGCAGGAGGTGGCCTGGACGGTATTCGCAGGCATGGGCTGGCTGGTAAGCCAGCATCTGCGCAGCTTCCAGCTTCATTACCCTCGCGGCTGGAACCGGCTGCTGAAGTATCCTCTGAAGATCGCCGTCAATATTGCCATTGTTTTCTCGCTTGTGATTATGATCGGTGTGAATATGCCGGATGTGCGGCCAACTCTGACCGACCCTTATACGGCCTGGCAGGAGTGGAACGGCAACGGCAAATCGTCAGGAACTCGGACCACCGGAGTTGCCCTTCCCGGTGCGGGGACAGGGAATTCGGTCAATACCACCTCCGGCTACAGTATGGATGACAGCAATCTGGGCGGAGGCTTTAACTTCGATTATACTCCGGTTATGACCGTCACCTCAGACAGCCGGACTTATATGCGAGGTGAGACACGCAGTGTCTACTCCGGCAATGGCTGGAGCGACGATGACCGGATTACGCGCGGCCCGCTGGAGCGTTTCGATATCGGTGAACCCCTGAATACCGCTGCGGCCCCGAAGAGACAGACGGAGACGATCAAGCTCCAAATCAAGTTGCTTGGCGCCAATTATTATCCGGTGCTCTTTGGCGGATACGCGATCTCTGGCGTGCAATCCGTAGACGGGAAGAACCAGAACAACGGAATCTACTGGAGAGAGCGGGACAGCGAGCTGCTGTGGGATATCGATGGCCGGAACGGTGGCTATCCCCAAGAATACGAGCTGACCTCAGAAGTGCCGATAGTGCCCGTCCAAGCCCTTAGTGCGGCAACCTTTGAAGAGCTGTACGGCAATGCTCCTGCGGATGGAACGTTTCTGCAGCTGCCCGGAAATTTCCCGGATCGGGTGAAGGTGTTGGCCGAAGAGATTACAGCTGAAGCAGAAACACCGTATGAGAAGGTCATGCTTTTGCAACAATATTTACAGCAGACCTTCCCTTATACCAACGAGCCTGATCTCTCCCGCCGGACCAGCGATGATCTTGTGGAGAGCTTCCTGTTTGAGATCATGGAAGGATATTGTGACTATTATTCCACGGCATTGGTTACCATGGCCCGCTCGCTGGATATTCCGGCCCGCTGGGTCAAGGGTTATGCTCCCGGCGAGCAGGCGGAGCTCCCAGGCAATCTGGAGCTGCGCGAGCAGGGACTGAACAACAGCTACACCATCACCAATGCGGATGCCCATTCCTGGGCCGAGATTTATTTCGGTGACTATGGCTGGGTGCCTATCGAAGCAACACCTGGTTTCTCCGTACCGCTGCTGACAGCGGACGAAGCAGCGCCGGAGGAAGATCCGGCAGAGGAAGAAGCGGAACCAACACCTACGCCTGAGCAGGCTGCAACCGCCGCTGAAGCAGAGAGTGAAGGCGGGGGATTTGGATTCTGGCTTGTCCTTGCAGCCTCGCTGGTGCTGCTGGCCTGGTTGGGCTTCCTGCTCTGGCAGCAGCGGTTTAATCTCCGCTTCCTGCTGCGGCGCGTGCGTTATGGCCGCCCGCTGTCGCCGGACCAGAAAATGGTGGCCGAAACCGAACGTTGGGTTAAGTATATGCGCCGTAGGGGAATGCTGAAGGAAGAGCATGAAACCCTCCGTGAAGCTGTGGAACGCTGGAGCAGGGAGAAACCGGCGGCAGCTGCCTCGCTTCATGCCTTGCTGGCCTTGTTTGAACAAGCGGAATACAGCCCGGATGTTATTGAAGACAAAGATTGGCGCAAGGTGTATACTGAAGCTTTGCGGCTGCGCCAACATATGAAGGCACGTAAATAG
- a CDS encoding AAA family ATPase: MPVSQESMNVVQAIRTNLESCILGKSFEIQLLLTALLAGGHVLIEDVPGTGKTQLIRALSRSMSGDYRRIQCNPDILPSDITGVSVYHPRDEMFHFRPGPVMTNILLADEINRATTKTQSALLEVMEERNVTVDGETYPLPHPFMLCATQNPIDFEGTYTLPEAQLDRFMLRLTLGYPDLDTEKSLLLSHRDGQPVDRLEPVSNMEQIAAIQEEIRDVYISDPVLNYLLDVVRQTREHPLVLLGASPRASLSFMMACKAYAFLQERDYVLPDDVKTLAPYALAHRILLRPESRLDNVSVESMLQKLLQNIHVPVTMRH, from the coding sequence ATGCCCGTAAGTCAAGAGTCCATGAATGTCGTTCAAGCAATCCGCACCAATCTGGAATCCTGCATATTAGGAAAATCATTCGAAATACAGCTGCTGCTGACGGCGCTCCTGGCAGGCGGACATGTCTTGATCGAGGACGTGCCGGGTACAGGCAAAACCCAGCTCATCCGGGCACTCTCCCGTTCGATGTCGGGAGACTACCGCCGGATTCAATGTAATCCCGATATTCTGCCAAGTGACATTACCGGGGTATCCGTATACCATCCGCGGGATGAGATGTTTCATTTCCGTCCGGGACCCGTCATGACCAATATTCTGCTGGCGGACGAGATCAACCGTGCCACCACCAAAACCCAGTCCGCGCTGCTGGAGGTCATGGAAGAACGCAATGTGACCGTAGACGGCGAGACCTATCCGCTTCCCCATCCGTTTATGCTCTGCGCGACACAGAACCCGATTGACTTCGAGGGTACATATACCTTGCCCGAAGCACAGCTGGACCGGTTCATGCTGCGGCTTACCCTGGGCTACCCTGACCTGGATACCGAGAAGAGCCTGCTGCTCAGCCATCGGGATGGCCAGCCTGTGGACAGGCTGGAGCCGGTCAGCAACATGGAGCAGATCGCTGCGATCCAGGAAGAGATCCGCGATGTATATATAAGTGACCCGGTGCTCAATTATCTGCTGGATGTGGTCCGCCAGACCCGGGAACATCCGCTGGTTCTGCTGGGAGCGAGTCCGCGCGCTTCGCTGTCCTTCATGATGGCCTGCAAAGCCTATGCCTTCCTCCAGGAACGGGATTATGTGCTGCCCGATGATGTGAAGACCCTGGCTCCGTATGCCCTGGCCCACCGCATTCTGCTGCGTCCTGAGTCGCGTCTGGACAATGTGAGTGTGGAGTCCATGCTGCAGAAGCTGCTGCAGAACATTCATGTGCCTGTCACGATGAGGCATTAA
- a CDS encoding DUF58 domain-containing protein: protein MRRYLSAAAAVLQPAKLAGVLAIWGITLFYVLFQGGKTSFMLFIMVSVLVIYLVAGGIGGVRRAKGTRSLHFEQDKPDLLYAGGYLRVRLAITIPGFLPLPYVVVREILKRHNGETWIFEESLVPSLRGVGELRFQTPSLERGSYSFAQTEIVSGDIFGLAEHKGSFEAEGRFRVLPRSVVIPRWQLYERRSRLAGPQVSFVQSRRETTQINGVRDYVYGDRLTRIHWNATAKTGDWKSKEFEHESIPKTMLVLDGSASAYSSSAQFELAVSIAASLLGYGIRERIGIGLCCLDETTKIFAPAESGSERQKMLQYLIDINAQGRGPLVARLEQAHRMFPKGSYFVLISPQTGQPVLDVLRWAGTRGMTPCHIHVGHASAGHSHSPEWKDTLRSQGIPGYRVSSLQELPAVLGGEQ from the coding sequence ATGAGACGTTATTTGTCTGCGGCGGCAGCGGTGCTTCAGCCGGCGAAGCTTGCCGGTGTGCTTGCCATCTGGGGCATCACCTTGTTCTATGTATTATTTCAGGGCGGCAAAACTTCATTCATGCTGTTTATTATGGTCTCCGTTCTGGTCATTTATCTGGTGGCAGGCGGAATAGGCGGGGTGCGCAGAGCCAAAGGCACACGCAGCCTCCACTTCGAGCAGGACAAGCCGGATCTGCTCTATGCCGGAGGTTATCTCCGTGTCAGGCTCGCTATCACCATTCCGGGCTTTCTGCCTCTGCCTTATGTTGTGGTCAGAGAGATTCTGAAACGCCATAACGGCGAGACCTGGATATTTGAGGAGAGCCTGGTTCCCAGCCTGCGCGGAGTGGGCGAACTGCGGTTTCAGACTCCATCCCTGGAGCGGGGCAGCTACTCCTTTGCCCAGACGGAGATTGTCAGCGGGGATATTTTTGGCCTGGCGGAGCACAAAGGCAGCTTCGAGGCTGAAGGCCGGTTCCGGGTGCTCCCGCGTTCGGTCGTCATCCCGCGCTGGCAGCTCTATGAACGGAGATCACGGCTGGCGGGACCTCAGGTGTCGTTTGTACAATCGCGACGGGAGACAACCCAGATCAACGGCGTACGTGACTATGTGTACGGAGACCGGCTGACACGTATCCACTGGAATGCCACTGCCAAGACGGGAGACTGGAAATCCAAGGAATTTGAGCATGAGTCCATTCCCAAAACGATGCTGGTGCTGGACGGCAGTGCCTCGGCCTATTCCTCTTCAGCCCAGTTTGAGCTGGCAGTCTCGATTGCTGCCTCTCTGCTTGGTTATGGCATCCGTGAGCGGATCGGTATCGGTCTGTGCTGCCTGGATGAAACGACCAAGATATTTGCCCCGGCCGAGAGCGGCTCGGAGCGGCAGAAGATGCTCCAGTACCTGATTGATATCAATGCGCAGGGACGCGGCCCGCTGGTTGCGAGGCTGGAGCAGGCTCACCGGATGTTCCCGAAGGGCTCTTATTTCGTGCTGATCAGCCCGCAGACAGGCCAGCCGGTACTTGATGTGCTGCGCTGGGCCGGCACGCGGGGGATGACGCCGTGCCATATTCACGTAGGCCATGCATCGGCAGGCCACAGCCACAGTCCGGAGTGGAAGGATACTCTCCGTTCACAAGGCATCCCTGGTTATAGGGTCAGCTCACTTCAAGAGCTTCCCGCAGTGTTAGGGGGGGAACAGTGA
- a CDS encoding YqeG family HAD IIIA-type phosphatase produces the protein MFEMLVPKLRVNTVFDIALEELYRQGYRGIITDLDNTLVGAKAPLATPELLLWFEKVKVLGFKLIIVSNNNMDRVSRFATPLNIEFVHQARKPSNAPFRRAMKQMGLQPEETIVVGDQMLTDVYGGNRLGLFTVLVLPISVKDEGLGTRINRRVEQIALTRLRKQGMWHEEDKS, from the coding sequence ATGTTTGAAATGTTGGTTCCCAAACTCCGCGTCAATACGGTATTCGATATCGCTCTGGAAGAGCTGTATCGCCAGGGATACCGCGGAATTATCACAGATTTGGATAACACACTGGTTGGAGCCAAGGCACCCTTGGCAACGCCTGAGCTGCTGCTGTGGTTCGAGAAGGTAAAGGTGCTTGGCTTCAAGCTGATTATTGTATCGAACAACAATATGGACCGGGTATCCCGTTTCGCCACTCCGCTGAACATTGAATTTGTGCATCAGGCCCGCAAGCCGAGCAATGCTCCCTTCCGCAGGGCGATGAAGCAGATGGGGCTTCAGCCGGAAGAAACGATTGTCGTGGGCGACCAGATGCTGACCGACGTCTATGGCGGCAACCGGCTGGGCCTGTTCACGGTACTGGTGCTGCCAATTTCGGTGAAGGATGAAGGCCTTGGCACGCGAATTAACCGCCGGGTTGAGCAAATTGCATTGACACGGCTGCGCAAGCAAGGAATGTGGCACGAGGAGGATAAATCTTAA